Within Quercus lobata isolate SW786 chromosome 5, ValleyOak3.0 Primary Assembly, whole genome shotgun sequence, the genomic segment acaacaataataataatgtatccATTGTTCCCAGGTACAAATTATACCCTATGTTTCTACTAAACAAAAAGGCTACTACTATATATAACTCCCAACACCAAAGTGAAAAGTTACAAGTAGCATCACCCACACTAACTCTATAGGCAGACAGATTTGGCCGCAAAGCTTATACAAACATGTAATGTATaccttaattaaaattctgcagaccCGTGTTTCAATCGATCAAGTCTATTTTTTGATTGGTCAAACTTGGCATGTTTCGAATTCTTCTTTTTgtaacttgtatgttcttgtgttTTGACTTATAATATCTTAAACATTGTCTAATAAATTCTATAGACTCTAAAATCTATATCTAAACAAATTTATGTTCACGATTTGTcaattattctaaacttttaggACCTAACAGGACCATGATACAAGAAAATTCTCATTAGTTTCTTTTCCATACAGGTCAGAAAAAGGATTCGCTGAATTTCTTATTGATGATAATGTAACTAGCTAGCTATTGTTTCCAAgcaataaaaaacaacaataataataatgtatccGTTGTTCCCAGGTACAAATTATACCCTATGTTTCTAATAAACAAAAAGGCTACTACTATAAATAACTCCCAACACCTGAACACCAAAGTGAAAAGTTACAAGTAGCATCATCCACACTAACTCTATAGGCAGACAGATTTGGCCGCAAAGCTTATACATGCATGTAATGTATACGTTATCTGGTTATCATATGACCAATACTTACTCACGTCATGACATGAACCATTGCTGTGCCTGTgtccattcaaaaaaaaaaaaattaataaaaataaagaggacAAAACTCAAGTATTAGGAAATCTACAAAGAAGCCTCAtctttaaacaataataaaaataataatgaatcaacttcaaaaaaattttaatagtacATAATCAAAACTCCCAAGTATTTTAACTTCTAAAATTTGGAACATGGAAGAATTTTAAGATAGTTTTAAGACATTAGTGGTGCTTATTTGTGTAGAAATTAAGTGGTagtgacaaaaaaaatgattattgcAGAAAAGTGGGAGAAAAATCTGCGCAATGTGACAAGCTCTGCCGTGCAAGTTGAGGCCAAATTAATTTTCAGTATGCACAcaagtgtgtatatatttatatatcccCAGTCCCCACTTTCCATGCTTATATACCTGTacattttaaagataaaatttaaccTATGTTTGTCTTTCTCAaggaatatttttattaaaaaaatcaattttagcATCAACTAGCGAGTAGTGATAAGGACATTTTGTTTACTCCATCATTATCCATTATCTCTTCAAAATACAGTACAAGGAAGTTCCTATTGTATGTTTTCGCAATATTGTTTTCTATCATCATTATGTACCAGGTAATATCCCGGaaggaaaatataatatatatgaatacAAAATACATATGGATTTCATTCTgattaggattaaaaaaaattgtaaaacggaaaagaaaagaaaagaaaaggtaaatattgtattatgaatttgaataaaaattcaagattaAAAGAAGAGCTATATATAgtttgttatttcttttaatatatttcaatcTAGTAGCATACTTAtgctattttaatataatttcataagattttataaataaaattcaacaaattaagcatttaatatatttagaattttttttcttttcaatttttgttctgttttgaattaaaatatataatgccTAATGAAAGGATGATGTTTAATATACCCCCATATTCACTTAATtagcaacaaagaaaaaaaaaaagtattcattatctaatattttataatttgaaatgattttattttctttcatatatatgtatttatgtcAGTATATAAATAATGATTGATCACACTATAGTACTAGATGCACCTTCGATTCACATTTTGAAATAATCCCAACTTTTTGGATGATTTTGCTTCATAtactttgaatttgttttaagtAATTAAACAGTTTTTGGTAAGAGCAGGACTCTTGGAATAAGCTATTGAGTTATTGACTGCATGCGTATTCTGTGACTCTCTATCATATTGTCATGTGTCATAGTTaagcaccatttttttttagaaaaaaaaaaaaaaagcttaggGCTAGCCCAAACCAGTTCAGCACGTGTTAATTGGGAaaaccaacccaaaataaatatataataaaaaaaaactggaatattttaaaatttggctgaaaataaaaggaaaaatatattagGACTTGGGCTaatccaaatcaaaattttgaaaactatacAAGTCCAAAACCCATCAAACCGCACCTTTTACATCGCACTAAACTGCATTGCACCGCACATGCGACGGCTAGAACTAAGGTGCAATATGGTTATGGTTTTGACTAAACTGCACTGCAAAATGTGGTactaaaaatgacccaaaaccgCACCCTAAACACCCCTAGCATTAGCTATTGTTTTCAACTAAGATGTCCAAGGTTTGAATCCCACTCCCACTTAAattgtacaaaaaaaatattttatttaataattttattgctGTATATAATGACAAACCTTagcaaaatagaaaattataacGTGGATAAGAGTATTGAACTTCAGTCAAgttgatatattttttcacaaatataaTATGGAAAGCTTTAATACATATATTATACATTTAtagaaaaatgtatttttcgagtattttttcttgttataaaataaacatgAGTTTTTCCTAGAAGAAAAAATACGTACATACTACATAGACAGTTAGACACTATAGTACAACATGGTACTGTGTACTAACTATGGTAGGCACAATGAGGAAGAGATTTTTCAGCCAAATGAACGGGCATGCTAGCTAGTATAAGCTttaatttcaacttttttatttgcttttataaGGTAGGAACTAAGAAGAAGTTTGAAAGCATTTGCAAACGtgtcaattaatttttttactcatgTAATTTGGATCagacaaattaattaaataattgattCTGGTGTTCTagagtttagagtttagacttTTTATGGTACGTAtgagtctttttcttttcttagtcCCTTTAGTCTATATGAAAACCATATGCTACACGTTGGAAAGTCTTCTCTCAAATTGCATACGTATCTTAGCGATTAATTATTAGATTTTCTCATAATACATTGGAGGTGATACTTTAcgttaataaaatattatgataaaattttaagtacCATATCCTAAGTGTTATGTGCAATATATTAAATTCTTCAATTGAAATCAAACACATAGCTATGTTAAAGTTGATAATctttcacacataaaaaaaaaaaaaaaaaaaagtaaaaaaaacaatgtttatGTTTCCTCGGTCAAAATAcagttatacttttttttttcatgaacatAGTTATacgtttgaatttaattgaggaaCTTAATGTATTACGTATATGATACGTACATAAATCgtatcctaaaaattaaacaactcATCTAAAATGGTATAAACTCAAAAGTTCAGGTAAAAAAGTTAGTTTTCATATTAGGTAActtgtttttattgatttgaattttaaaataccACCTCAACATAACTAAGAGTTAATTcacttttacaaataaaatatcaaaccTTCCTCCTATATAATACAAAAGACATGTGCCACTAATTGAACAATAGTCATGGGTTTCAGTTAacataattgataaaatcttttatcgtcgaataagagatctaagatTCGAATTTGCATGCACTAAAAACTGTAGCTAGCTATATATTGGTAAAGTATACTTAAGTAGTACTCCGAAAATCATAATGAAGATTAACGCCTTTCAACAATGACATCAATTGGTATCTAACTTTCCAAACTAACCAACGAACCAGAATACAAGAAAATTCTCGTCAGTTTCTTTTCCAAGCAGGTCAGAAAAAGGATTCGCTGAATTTCTTATTGATGATCATGTACCTAGCTAGCTATTGTttccaaacaataaaaaacaacaataataataataatgtatccATTGTTCCCCGGTACAAATCATACCCTATGTTTCTACTAAACAAAAGGCTACTACCATATATATAACTCCCAACACCAAAGTGAAAAGTTACAAGTAGCATCATCCACACTAACTCTATAGGCAGAGAGATTTGGCCGCAAAGCTTATGCATGCATGTACTGTATACGTTATCATAGTTGTCAAAGGTTTCAAAATCAACCACATTTTCCGGCATGCAAGGTCGTGTGCTTTATGCCATGCCAATTTGTTCACTTGAGCGTCCTCTTTTCACGCGAGCTACGTAACCATGAGCTTTAATTAATAGTCCCACTTAACATTTTCTGTTCACCCTGGTAAAGAAGATTAAAAGAGTAGTATTCCCCAGCACGTGGAGAATACTCTATGCACAGGGTCTCCCTTAGAATTGGCAACATGTAAGTGGGGCCACCCGAGGAGGTGTTTGATGGCAGGAATTGCTCGCGGTCTATCATCTTACGGGTCTAAGGTTGTGAGTTCGAGTAGTGGCATGCTCCATTTAGTATTCGAGTGATTCCACGCTAATAGTGAcggttttaggaattttttctaGGTATTCATTAAATGGCATATGGGCCAAATTTTGCACaatcaaccacaaaaatcaTTCACACTAGTTTATGTATTATTGTGCAAAAAGCATTTGTAGTTACAATAACCTTACAAATATATACAATTACTATTCAtatgcaaatttattttttaatactttatttACTCATATATACAAAAAGAGAGATAATGAgggtgaaagagagagagatgatttgGGAGAGTAGcataaaagtgataaaaaaataatactttaaaaaaatatagtataaaatagataatttaatatgaaattttttaaaggtaactacgtaaaataaataataacaaaataagcttttgttaaaataaatagaaatttttgcACAAATAATTCTTATTGTTGCACaacttattttgtaattgtgttTATCCTTATTGTTCTTTCTAACTACATTTTAGggtgtttatttttaatttatggtataaaatattcaaaaatattatatataatttttattttcaaggcAAGGGTAACATGGATTCTGCCCCTTTAAATGAGTTGGGGATAATGAAGTGTGAACACACTctcaaatccttttttttttttaattatcaaaagcTAGAAAAACATGTAAGTGGGACCCGGAATGGGttttcaagtatatatataattgtaaagAATTTGATTTGCTTTTATGATTGTAAATTCTATATCATTTTATGCAATTTCATTTTGTAAAGGAAGAATCTGCATGTTGCCATGTGTACTGCTAGGTGGAAAGGTATTCTCTGTATCCTGTATGAGTGTGAAAGTGAAAAACCTTTGGTGGGTCATCAATCATGATCATGCGTGCATAGTGAATACCATCTTATCAATTCTCAAATTGGAACACATAAACTCGTATGGACCGTTCGATTGCTGTTGTCTACACCTTGCTTGAATACAAGCTCTAATGTGAACATTAATCATCATGATGCAAAGGTCAGTGAGGACTGAGGACTATTCAGATAGTGTGGCacatgtatatatttatgagcTGGGTCATGACGTCATGTCCTACAAATCACAATTTAAGCtgcattaatattttattaacaatttctGGCCAGGAAGGTGTAAAAGCTTCTATATTTGTACGTAAATCTTAAACAAATTGTAAGAGATAGGATTAATGATGATGAGGAGAATGATAccttgattattattattattaagtcatTATTATCACCTTTGAAGCCCGAAAATTATAtctttaaaaacaaacaaacaaagagtTTAGGTGAGACGTACCATTGCTAGTTAATTGCTGGTGCACTTATTGAACCTAATTTTTCATGCCCAAGTAgagtttaattatttattgatCTATGTTTGATtgagtataaataaataaagttgttACATgattgcaatttaaacaatgaaTTCGAAGTTATAAATGCAATTGAATTGAGTTAGAGTTCAGAATTAAATGGTGGTAGGTGCTTATTATAACGTTTGCTAGGTGAATTATTAACGAAACAATACCAAAGATGCAGAGTCAAAATAAAACGCTCCATCTAGCATGCCTGCctatggtttttttctttttttttacttttaatgaGTTTAATGATTCGAATTTCGTACATGCCAAGCACTtgataattataaatatttccGACAGTGAAATCAATTGCTACTTACATGGAAGGTTAACACATTATTATTGTACATGATTTTTAAAACTTGGCTCCACGCACAATGCTTTAAAACTGAGTTCTGACTAAGTCAAACGGTATGAACATACATTTTGAATTGCTTTCAGAAATAATTATACTGCATATCTACCTCTCATGCAATACAGTAGTAAAGTTAAGTGAAAACAAAGACTTGGACTTGAATCAATGAATCCttgaaaattattaatgtttGCTTTTAAGATACACAAAATCTAGTGGAAAAGTTGGTGGTCTTCCATCAAtaactttatttaatattagGATATTACTTGtgcaataacttaaaacacTTTTTAACTTGCAAATTAAAGCATGTACAAAAATCCGACCTGCATAATATGTGTAGCAGCCAAGTTGGAAAAATGTTTAGCACCAGTCTTTAGATCAATCATTTTTTCACCCATATCTCGGCAAGGCCTAACACAATCTTTTGTGGGTGCCACTTATTTTTCCCAGAATTTCATCTTTATAATAAGTCTGTTCGGACCTTTAATCTCAACATCACATGTCATTCGAGACAATGTTGAGTGAccacttttgtttttgtgtttttagataaaattaatGGAATTCCAACCCATTGACATTTGCTCTATGATAATTGTTGTTTATCATTAAGTCAAGACATTAATCGATTTTTTATATAGACGAGATTTAAattccaaatctcttattcgacTTTGCCAATTAGACTAATTAACTAAAATCCACAAAGGCCACTTTTGTTAGTTTCTATGGCATCCGAAGTAAAGAGAATTGAATTCAAATACAACTAACAATATTGCTGTGTGATGCATTGACTAATTagaatttgtatttaaaataaaatataattttcatcaatatcacaaaattgaacaataacttagcttataaaaatagaagaaaatttaCCTTCATAAAACcaaattctttatatataatatttgccTTTAATTATTTCAGTTTTCAAACCTTTAGTAATCGAAGTATAATCATAATACTCCCTCCGTCTTactttttttgtcctctattccattttgagatgtcccaaaatattgtcgtatttctaaaaataaaagtcattaatttactaatgttcctattNNNNNNNNNNNNNNNNNNNNNNNNNNNNNNNNNNNNNNNNNNNNNNNNNNNNNNNNNNNNNNNNNNNNNNNNNNNNNNNNNNNNNNNNNNNNNNNNNNNNNNNNNNNNNNNNNNNNNNNNNNNNNNNNNNNNNNNNNNNNNNNNNNNNNNNNNNNNNNNNNNNNNNNNNNNNNNNNNNNNNNNNNNNNNNNNNNNNNNNNNNNNNNNNNNNNNNNNNNNNNNNNNNNNNNNNNNNNNNNNNNNNNNNNNNNNNNNNNNNNNNNNNNNNNNNNNNNNNNNNNNNNNNNNNNNNNNNNNNNNNNNNNNNNNNNNNNNNNNNNNNNNNNNNNNNNNNNNNNNNNNNNNNNNNNNNNNNNNNNNNNNNNNNNNNNNNNNNNNNNNNNNNNNNNNNNNNNNNNNNNNNNNNNNNNNNNNNNNNNNNNNNNNNNNNNNNNNNNNNNNNNNNNNNNNNNNNNNNNNNNNNNNNNNNNNNNNNNNNNNNNNNNNNNNNNNNNNNNNNNNNNNNNNNNNNNNNNNNNNNNNNNNNNNNNNNNNNNNNNNNNNNNNNNNNNNNNNNNNNNNNNNNNNNNNNNNNNNNNNNNNNNNNNNNNNNNNNNNNNNNNNNNNNNNNNNNNNNNNNNNNNNNNNNNNNNNNNNNNNNNNNNNNNNNNNNNNNNNNNNNNNNNNNNNNNNNNNNNNNNNNNNNNNNNNNNNNNNNNNNNNNNNNNNNNNNNNNNNNNNNNNNNNNNNNNNNNNNNNNNNNNNNNNNNNNNNNNNNNNNNNNNNNNNNNNNNNNNNNNNNNNNNNNNNNNNNNNNNNNNNNNNNNNNNNNNNNNNNNNNNNNNNNNNNNNNNNNNNNNNNNNNNNNNNNNNNNNNNNNNNNNNNNNNNNNNNNNNNNNNNNNNNNNNNNNNNNNNNNNNNNNNNNNNNNNNNNNNNNNNNNNNNNNNNNNNNNNNNNNNNNNNNNNNNNNNNNNNNNNNNNNNNNNNNNNNNNNNNNNNNNNNNNNNNNNNNNNNNNNNTTCCATATTGACATATCCTTTTTAACTACTTCTACTAAAGAATACGAAAAACAAACATAGTTGAAATTCCCTACCAcatagatatatagattaacTAAACATCTTTGAGTACCAAGTTACTTGCTTAAACATGATTGAAATTCAACATATTATCAATAACATGAATAAAAGTTTCCACGTTAagcatataaaataataggagTATCTAATACTAATACTCCATATTAATTCAGGCATTCACCAGTTGAGTAGTATACAACGATATCCAATAAACACATCAAATCCAATAACAAAACCCATTAGCCATACCTATAGGTGCCCCAAATGCATCAGGCGGCAATGAATCAAACTCAACTCCGAGAATTGGCCCGTCTTCCCTCAATGGCTCTCCTAACTGTGCCTCCACACAGGCAATAGCTCTAAGCTCCAATATCGATTGAGGCGACTCGTAATACCTCCTCATAATTGGTACATCATCAAGCACACTCCTTGACACTGCATTTCTAAACTCCGAGCGACCTAACGGGCTCGAACCCGACCCAGACCCCGAACCAGACCCGTAATCACTCCCAGGCTCACCTCCACCCCTCAATTCATCCACAGGAGACTCCGGCATCGCCGCCACCACCGCCGTTGACGCGGATTTACGCGGCTTTTTCGTCGAACCTTCCTTCTTGTCCTTCAACCTCCTGTGACAGAACCACATCTGCAATTGCCGATCGGAAAGCCCCAATTTTTCCGACAGGTCGGCCCTCGTCGCCTCCGATGGATAAGTCTCCACTGAATCAAacaaaaatccccaaaaaaaaaaaaattcaacaaatttatcaaaatttcacaaatcgaaaaccacaaaaaaaaaaaaaacgtaaattCACAATTTGTACGCACTGGAATAAGCTTTCTCGAGAGTTTCGAGCTGAAACGGAGTCTTCATCTGACGCTTCGGCTTGCTCAGTCCTTCACTggaattgttgttgttgttgattttcCCGTTACTATTgctgttgttattgttgttgttgttgttgttttcttcATTGTTCTGGTTCTGGTTCTCTTCTTCTGAAGCGGCCTCCATTGATGATGAACACAACAACGATCGAGAAAATCGAGATCGATCACAACCAACCAGCCCACAGCgcttttcaaaaccctagaaatccCTAAGGAtccaaaaccaacaacaacaacaaaaaagagagcctcgaaaaaca encodes:
- the LOC115989593 gene encoding homeobox-DDT domain protein RLT1-like, translated to MEAASEEENQNQNNEENNNNNNNNNSNSNGKINNNNNSSEGLSKPKRQMKTPFQLETLEKAYSMETYPSEATRADLSEKLGLSDRQLQMWFCHRRLKDKKEGSTKKPRKSASTAVVAAMPESPVDELRGGGEPGSDYGSGSGSGSGSSPLGRSEFRNAVSRSVLDDVPIMRRYYESPQSILELRAIACVEAQLGEPLREDGPILGVEFDSLPPDAFGAPIGMANGFCYWI